Part of the Caulifigura coniformis genome, CCCGCGAAATCCCTGCCCTCAGTCCCGGTCCTGCTGCCCTGAATCCCGGCCTGAAATCACGTGAAGTCTGTCTCAGATCCCGGTACTCGCAATTCGGCCCGGAACTCCGCTCGTTCCAAAGTCTGCCCTGAGTCCCGGTTCCGAGGGCCCCGTTCGACACATCGGCATCTGATGCACATCGGATGGAGAACGATTCCGCTTCAACCGACTTGAAGTTCAGGCTTATCGCGCCGCTTTCCACGGAGCAAGCACTTTCGTGCGGACTGGCCAGTGGCGTTGCCGCCTGGACCGCTGCCCAGGTTGATGCTCGGCCGCTCAACAATCTGGCATGCTGTCTAAACGTCATGCTGACATGATGGCCTGCAATCAAGATTGCCGTGAGCAAAGGTGACTGGACGAGGAGCCGGACGCACAACCAGGCCGCTGCGTACCGGGAATGCAGGCAGAGTTCCTGAACACGTTTCCCGACGGCCGGTCAGTCGAATGACAACCTGCGTGAAAAAGCCTCTTGCCGGAATGCTGGCGGCGTGAGATGCCAGAGGGCATGAAACTCGTCTTCGCAAATTCCAAAGGTGGTGTCGGCAAAAGCACGCTGGCTGTGCACGCGGCCGTGTGGCTCCGCGACCGAGGCTTTTCAACCTGCGTTCTGGATCTCGACCCGCAGCGCAGCTCGGCCGCCTGGATCGCCGAAGTCGCCCCCGACATCACGGTTCACATCGCTGACACGCCGGAGGAATGCCTCTTAAAGGTCCAAATTGCCTCGGAGCAGGGCGATCTCCTGGTAATGGATGCTCCGGGCGGGCTCGATGAATTGACACGCGCGGCGATGATGATGGCGGATGTGGCGTTGCTGCCGATTACGCCTTCCATCCTCGACCTGCGAAGCGTTCAGACGGCCACGAACACCCTTCGCTACGCCCAGCAGCTGAATGGCGGTCGCCCTGAGGGCGTCCTGATCCTGAACCGTATGAAGAGCCGGGATTCCATCAGCCGTGATCTGAAAGAAGCGGCGTTGTCGCTCGGAGTGACGGTCGCTCGGACGTCCGTTCGTGATCTCCAGGCGTTTCGTGACGCACCGCAGCAGGGGACCGTCGTGTCCCGCATGGGACGTCGCGCCGCGTCGTCCGCCGCCGAGATCGACGCGTTGTTCGATGAGCTCTTGGGTACACGTATCAGGAAATTGCAGGAACAAATGGTTGTGAACAGGGAGGTGGGAAATGGTTGATCGCAGAGGATTGAGTCAGGCGATGGGATTGTCGTCCGACAAGCTGGCCTTCATCACGGGGAAAGCGCCCTCGCCAGAAGTTGAAGACTCCACATCGGAACTGACCTTCGACGTTGAGACGTCTGTCTCCAGTGCCCCGGTGGCCGAGATTGAAACGCCGGGAACATCGAAACCCGAGCATGCCACGGCGAGAACACGACGGCCGCACCGACCGCGAAGCTCATCGCGTCAGGCTGACATCAAATTCACGCCGGAACCGGTCGGGCTGTATGGCCCGATCAAGGTTCCGCTCACGATCCGCCTGAATCCCCAGACGGCCGACGCACTGCGTCGGGCCTGTCTCGAACAGAAACTCGCCCGTCGCACGCCGAATTCCCAACAGGAGATTGCCGAAATCGCCATCGCTGGTTGGCTTCGCGAGCAGGGCCATCTGTGATTCACCCGCGGTCTCGGGATCTCTCGCGCATCACGGGCGGGAGCGCTGGAGGCCGTTGGATGGTCCAAAGGTTGACTCCGATTCGAAAGGAATTGAGAGCAGGAGGTTCTAAGATGTCTCATCGCTTCGAGACGTCGATGCTGGAGCAACGAGTCGTTGTCAGCCCGGAAATCCGGCGGATGTTGACGCGGCCCCACCGAAAACGACAGGCGCCGTCCCTGTGGCAGCGACTTGTTGCATTCTTCGGCCTCGGTTGCCGCCCGCGGTCGGTCGTCTGGTGCTCGCATTGCCACCGCATCGCGAACTGAAGGCATCGTGTGCGGGCGGTGCGAGGAGCTTCGACTCCCACATCGTCCGCCAGTTCACTTCCTGAAGGTTGTTCCGACCATCCAACGCCCCTCACTCAGCTGCGGGACGGCAGCACATCATCTGCCGGTTCATCGTAGCGCAACCATTTGCCGACGTCATAGTCGAGTCGCATCAGGGCTGACCGCCATTCCTCCGCCTCCTGGAGGTCGTCGAACCGGCCCGCGAATGACGCGCGAATCACTTCCGGCAAACCGGTCTGCTCCGCCAACAGCCGCCACGTCGCCCGGGCCGTTTTCGACCGCGGCGCAAATCGGGACTGCAGCGCCACCGTCGCCATCAAGGCTTCTCGTGGCTGCTCTGGTGTGATCCGCTGCTCGATACCCCGCCACAATGTGCGGAACCAAACCTCGACCGCATCGAGCGACTCTTCCAGTGCCGGAAGATCGGAGGCCCGCAGGTGAGGAGCGCGATACGCCGCCGTTCTTAGTCCCTCGATGTCTGGTGGCGAAGGCAGCTCCCAGCTCAGCCGTTCGACTGCGCTCTGGGCATCTTCTGCGGCCAGGGCGACGCCCATCCCATAACCGATCCGATCGCGCACCGGTCTTGGCAGCTTGTCGGATGGATCGAGTTCGCGTGTGGCCGCGAATGCCTCCTGCATGGTTCGCAGCCGCGTCAGACAGAGCCCCAGCGACGTTCCAAACTGCCACGCAATCAGTCGGCGACGCGGGGGCGGAATCATTTCCTTGGCCAGCGTTGCCTCAAGGTAGTGTTCCAGCGTGTCGGCGAAATCGACCGCTGTTGCAAATCGCCGGTCCACGTGCCGTGTTGTCGCCGTCCCGCAGATGGTTTTTAGCAACTCGGACGTTTCGTCAGGGAACTCGGGTTCGTGAACGTCGCCCATGAGAATCGAAGCGACGAGGGCCTCTTCGCGACTGGCGGCCCGTACGAAGGGACGACTGGCAATCAGTTCGTACAACAGGACGCCCAACGCGTAGATGTCCTGTGAGACCCCCGCGTCAGCCGCGACGCCGACGAGGGATTCCTGGCTCATCATCCCGAGCGTTCCTGGCAGCGGACCGTCGGTGTTCTGGTCCGGGGGAGCAGCCCGGCTGATGTTGAAATCGGTGAGCCACACCCGCTGCTGCCGATCAACCAGAATGTTCTCGAGTTTCACGTCTCCATGGATCAGATCTTGACGGTGAAGTCGATCGAGAGACCGAGCCGTCTGGACGATCAGCCTCAACTGTGAACCCTGATCGAGATGCGGCGGAAGACCTGGGCCGCCCTCCGTATCGATCCAGTCGATGACGAGAACTGGACCGAACTCCGCCTCCTGGAAATCGAGCCGCCGCGGCACGCCGTCTCCCGCGACCTGTTTCAGGATCGCCGCCTCCTCACGAATCCGGTCGGCATACTCGCTATCGCTTTTGTCATCCGTTCCCCTCCGTGGAATCTTGACGGCGGCGACGGAACCATCCGTCAACGACACTCCTCGGTAGACGACGGCCACGCCGCCGGAGGCGACTCGCTCCTCCAGACGCCAAGTTCCGAAAAGGACTTGTCCAAGGAAGGCCCGGTCGATGGGACGGGAGAGCTCAAGGTCCTCCGCTGGGAAACCAAAGACTTCGATGTCGCTCCATGCGACACCGTGTCGCATTTCGACCCGGGACTCAAAGAGATTTCTCAGGCTGGCGATCAGATCCTCAGGTCTCACATCGAGACCTGAACTCGTCCAGCACTGATGCAGCCAGCCGAGATCGTAGTCATGACAGGCCGCCGCGATCTCCAACATCAAGGCTGCGGCCTGCGAACGCTCCACTGGCTGTGATGAACCAGGCAGCAGATCGATCGGAAGCTCGTCGGGATCGACGGCCAGTCGTTCATCAAAACGAAAAGCCAGATCGGACAGCTGCGCCGGTGTCAGCATCGGAGCGACGAACGCGGAACCAGGTGGAAAGCTTACTCGGGATTCACGGCTTCTCGGACTCGGTCTCGAGCCCGCTTGATCTGGGACCGGATTGTCGGTTGTCGATAGCCCTTGAATCGCTCCGGGTGACGGCTCAGGACATCCTCGATCTCCGCGGCGTTCATGCCAACGACCAACCCGAGCAGATTGTGCAGCATTCGCTCGATCTCGTCTTCATTGAGCAGCTCGCTGATCGTGGCCCGGACCACTTCTCGCATCGCCGCCTTTTCATCGGGAGCGATCACATCTCGGGTGACGTGCACCACCGCGTCTGAGCCACCGACATCGCGCCGCGCATCCCGTTGTTTCGCCTTCTCGTATCGAATCGCATTGCACCGAACGCGCTGGGCGATTCGGAACAACAGCGCGCGAAACACATCAGAACTCTGAATATAGGCTTGGTCTCGCTTCGCACGCTCGATGGCTCGACGCAACGACGTTTCCGCCATCGCCCTCGCGGTGACTCGGCTGTTGAGTTCTTCTGGGAGGTGCTTTTCGACCGAGGCCTCGACCTCCGCAATCAGCTGGTCGTAGAGCCAGCGAATGTTGTCGTTGTCGCTGAGATCGCCCTGGAGGACATCGGTGATCGTGCGTTCGGACATCACACTCGCGGCTTTTCAGACTGGTGGAACAATTTCAGAAAACTTGCAGAAAAAACACGTTCTCTCTTTTCGATCCGCCGGGCCGTTCGGGACGGAGGGGCAGGAAGACGCCATCCCCCTCAGGAGTTCCGAACATGTCGCCCGAAACCCCGTCCCAGGAGCTGATTCTTGCTCCTCCCCTCGAACTGCTCTGCGGGCCCGCAGAAATCATGATTCCCGCCGCCCAAGCCGACAACCCTGACGTCGACTGGCTGCACGATCGCAGCCTGCAGATCCGTAAGCACCACCGCCTCTGCCTGGGGCGGACTCTGGAGTCGGACCTGCACGCGATTGCCAGCGGGTTCGGCTTCTGCGAGGTGCGCCCTTACTACCCCCGCAGCTTTAACAAGTGGATCAAGACAACGTTTCGAGGCGAATTCGGTCTCAGCGTCCGCACGGCGCAGCGGTACATGGCGAAGTACGAAGCGTTCGTCGCGTTCCTGAAAGAACACGGTCACCCGCACGACGCCGCCGCGATGCAGGAGCTTCTGAACTCGCCGAAGGAGTTCCGGCGGCTCTGCGCCGAATTCTTCCAGACGCCGAACAAGATCGCACGTCGTGACGCCAATGAGTGGCTGACATCCGCGACCGTCATCGACGCCATGGTGCGGATCCTGGAGGGGATCGAATGCGACCCCTGTTCGCACTCGTCGCCCAACGCGCCGCGGATCGCCGAAGTCAACTACGCCAAAGAGGATGACGGCCTCGCAGAATCGACCGAATGGCCCGGAACGGCCTGGGTCGCGGCGGGCCACACGAAACGTTCGGCCCCCTGGTGCCGGAAGGCGCTCTCGGAACTCCATGCGGGTCATCTGAAGGCAGCGGTGCTCTGCCTGCCGCTGAATGGCGAGGCGTTGCCGACTGAGATGTTTCAGTATCCGATCGCGATCTCGAAGGCTCCGTTGACCGTGGGCTATTTCGAGGGCGAGCAGATTGTGCCCAGCGTTCTGCCGAAGCACAGCCTGTTTGTCTACCTGGCCGAGAAACCCGACGTCGACCGCTTCTCGACTGAGATTCGCGACACGGCTGTCGCGTTTGCTCCCGTTGCGTCCCTGCCGCTCTTGCCGGCCACCGACCTGGTCACGCCGCGGCTCTCCTTTCCGTCTGCCGACTGACCGGTCGCAGGCTTCTGAATTCTCCAAGTTCCGGCGTGCCCCGCCGTAGGGGCGCGCTCCGTTTCCCTCTGTGTTCCAGGAGTCGTTTCATGTCTCTCGATATTCGCTACGCCGACCGTCCCATTCGCACACCGATCGACAATGCCGTCTTCTGGCTGGTCTTTCTATTCGGCGGTTCCAAGGCTGAGCTCGCTCGGTACTACGCACGCTTTCCCAACGCCTGCATCGTGCTGGTCGACAACGACTGCGAGTTGACGGAGTTTCGACAGCGAAACCCCTCGCTCACCTATCACGCGATCGCGATGGGAAGCGGGACCACCACCCGCATGCTGCATCGCGCCAGTGCCGAACCCGTCCGGCAGGCGTCTCAACAGACCGGCAGCAGCAACAACGGAAAAGGCTTCGGCGGACGTGCAGCCAACGCCCACGCCGCCGCCCTGGAGACGATCGCGCGTCCCGATATCGCGGAGTTCCTCCGCTCCCTGCCGAACGAAGCGATTGTTCGCACGCAAGGGCTGTTGAAATCGATCCGGATCGACGTTCTCGGCAGCACCGGCGGCGCCGGTTTTCACGGGGGACATCGGCCGATCCTCGCCGCTGCGGTTCAGCAACTGGAGACGTGTGGACGTGTTATCAGCGTCCACACGAATGCCCTGGAGTCGCTGACTTACGTTCAGATTGCCAAGCGCGCGCGGCCCAATGGCGCCGCATCGCTGCTGTCGATGGTCAACGATCTCATCGATGGCGTGGGAGACGACCAGAACCTCCTTGTCACCAAGCACCTCCTGCTGCACGAGCTGACGCCCTTCCTGGACGACGCCGAGCGTCGGACGAAATTCACGCTGCTCGACGCGGCCATGATGAACTGCCGCCAGATCGACCAGTATTTCAGCGTCATCGAGCCGAACGACCTCAACGACGGTCCGCTGGGTGGCGTGGTCAGCCGGGAGGTTGACTTCATGGAGGGGATCGACCAGGACGCCCTCGCGCCCCAGGTCGCATTCAACCTCCTGCCGACGTTCCGCGCGGCGTTCGCCGACATCCAGCCCAATCCGGCACTGCTCGACAGCTTGCGGTGGGACAACCTTAGTGTTCCGTTGAACCAGGAACCGATCGACAGCCTGATCGGTCGGAATGAGGAGCTGACGACCGACGAATTGATCGCGGCCATCTGCAAACCGTCCTCACGGCACCGCTTCCGGTTGTTCGCGCTCGGTGCTCATGGGGGCGAGTTCGAGCTGGCCTATCTGCGCGATGAGTTCTCCCGCACACCGGATCGGCTCGACGAGTTCGTCGATCGTCTCCGGTTACTGGAGACCTTCCGTGCCCATCTGGAGTCTGAGGCTGATTGGGTCGGCGAAAACCTGGTCGTGCTGACGACCGAAGCGAGCGCGTTGCAGCAGTCAATCCGGACCAACCACAGCTTCATCCAGCAGGGAAAGCGGTGGAGGCGTAGCGGCCGTCGACTCGCGTTGCAGGAAGACATTCGAGACCTGCGTGACTTGAGCGATCGTCTGCATGTTCGCACGGCCGAGGCCGGAGCGCTCGGCCTGGCTTTGGAGGCCACGCGCCGCGAGCTGACGCATCACCGCAGCATCATCTCGAATGTGGACCAGGTTCTCGATCGGTTCATCCCTCGTGGTTCGCTGGTCAAGGTGCCGCAGTATTTCGCGTGCGAGCTGCTGGAGAACGCCTTTCCGCATCTGCTCCGACTGCCGGGGCTCCCTGTCCATGAGCAACTGGATCGGCTGTGCGGCCTGGCCGGCGTGATCGACGCCGAAGGGCTGGCTCACATCGTCCATTCGAAGAGCGACCGCCTGGACGTTCTGGCCCGCACCATCGTGAACGGGGCCTATGACGTCGTCGGCCCGCCGCACGGGGCGCAGCCCACGCAGTGCGCCTCGCGTCCGATCTTTGCACTGCCCCCGATGGCGCCTCGCACGGAGAAGGACCTGAAGGCCGAGATTCTGAAGGTGCTTCCGGGCGCCAAGGTCGTGTTCATGGACACGCTGGCGTTCGGTGCGACGGTGATGCAGATCCGCCTGAGGCGGTTCTCGAAGGTTGGCGAACTGTTCGTCGGCCTGCCGGGGCATGACCTCAAGGTGGCCAAAGACGACCCGCTGTCGCCGCTCAATTCGGTTGACGGATTTCTGGGCCTGGACCGGCTCGGCGCTCGTGTCGTCGGTAACCGCATCGTGTTTCCAGACGTGTTGCCCGCTGACGGCGAAGCGGCAGACCTTCAGGCCAACGGCCACCAGTGATAACCGGACGGCGGACCGCCGTCCCTTTTCTCAACCTCCGAAAGGATCGACTCATGTCCACGCATATTCCTCAACGCCCTTCAGCGGGCTCGCCCGCCAAGATCGCTCCTCGACGCTTCCCGACACCCGGGCGGCGATCGACGGGTCACCTCCTCATCGTGACCGGCCTCCTTGGTCTGCTTGCCGTGGGCTCCGCGTTCAGTTGGATGTTCTACGCTCAACAGCAACAACTGGCCGCCCTTCACCTGGAACAGCGGACGCTCCAGGACTCTCACGCCGAATTGGAACGACGGCGACAGGAGACCGCCGATCGCCTCGACGCTCGGACGTCCGAGCTTCGGGAGCGAACAGAGGAACTCGACGCGTCCCGATCCCAGGCCCGGTCACTGACGAGCGACCGCGACGTGGCCCTGGCCGCAGGCCGTGCCGCTCGCGAAGCCACACAGCGTCTGGCCGCACGAGCACTGACGCAGTGGTCGTCGCTCGCCCCCCAACTTAAGACCGATCCGGCCCTATGTCGCGACGTCTGGTCCCACGCTCAGGAACTCGCAGTGGCGCAGGGACTCGACGGCACGGCCGCAGCCGAGGCGCTGAAGCGGTTACCAGCCAGCCGGACGCTTCCGCCGGGGACTCGGGTGACAGTGCTGGGACTGAAACGCGATGCCGAATCGTGGCTGATGGATGTCGCAGTCACCGGTCCGCGAGGCGAGTTGATTGGCGGCCTGAGACGCGCGGATTTCGAGGTCAATCACGGTGAGCGACGGCTGCACGCCGTCACCGTGTCCGAGACGAATCGAAGCTCTGGGCGCGTCGACATTGCCCTGTTGCTCGACGGGTCATCCTCGACGACCGGAGCAGCCAACGAGGCGCTCAAGGCAGCCGCAATTCCTTTTGTCGAGCAGTTGGCGAATCCCTCACGGCTCAAACTGTGGCGGTTCGCCGACACCGTGGAACCGCTGACTCCGTGGACGTTCGATCCCGACGTTCATGCCGCGGCGATCCGAACGCTGACTGCCAAGGGTGGAACGCCGCTCTACCAGGCGATTCGAACGGCAGCCGAGGAACTGCGGGGAAGGCCAGGCTCACGGGCCATCGTCCTTTTCACAGATGGCAACGACAGCTCCCGGCAGGACTCCGTCGATGCGGTGCTGACACTCTGCCGCCAGGCGGAGATCCCCGTGCATGTCGTCGCTCTTCAAAGCCGTGAGACGAACGTCGACGTGCTCCAGCGCATCGCGTCAACAACGGGCGGCACGTATCACGCCGCCGCTCATCCGGAACAGCTGATCGACGAGTTTCAGGCTCTCGCCCGGTCATTCCAGCGGCCGGTTTATCAACTGCGGATCGACGAACGGCTTGACGTCTCGCCCCTGACGGTCCGCGTGGGCGGACTTCCCGCCGTCTCGATCCCCGTCGAAACGCGACAGCCGTGACGCATTTCAGGACGGCCAGAACACCATGGCACGATCTTGAGCGATCAGCCGCTGATGAGCGTGCCACATCAACAACGAACGAAAAGGAGAAACACCAATGAAAACCAACAACAGCAACAAAGCCGCTCCGGTCTTTGAACAGAGGTTGCACCAGATCCGGATCAGCGTCTGGGAGAACACGGACGGCAACGGCCGCACGTTCTTCAACACCAGCCTCGTCCGCCGCTATCAGGCAGGGCAGGAGTGGAAGGAGTCGAACCAGCTGACCGGCGCGAGTGACGTGATCCTGGCCATCGAGGGCCTCCGCATGGCGCTCGACTTCGTGCGGAAGCAGGACGCGGGTAGCCGCGGCCAGTACGACAGCGGCGAGTAGGGAGAGCGCGTCATGGACGACACGACCTACAACGGCTGGACGAACTACGAGACCTGGGCCACGGCGCTTTGGCTCGACAACGACGCGGGAAGTTACGCGTTCTGGAACGCGGAAGCCCGCGACTGCTGGGAGGCCGCTCCGGCCTCCCAGCATGTCCGGGAACTCGGTTTCTCACGCGGCAAAGCCGCAACCCTCGAACTCGGGAACCGGCTGAAGTCGGCCATCCACGATCAGAGCCCGGAACTCGGCGCGTGCCTGTATTCCGATCTGCTGTGGGCGGCCCTGTCCGAGGTCCAGTGGTTCGAGATCGCGGAGCACTACATCAACGAACTGCCACACGAAACCGCGCAGGAGCGGAAAGGAGAGAACGACCATGGATGACCTACTTCATGCCTACACCCGGAAAGAAGCCATCGCGGACGGCGTCTTGATCGACGTCAGCCACACGGCCGAGGAAGCAGGGTTTCGGTATCCGGTCGCTCTCACATCGGGCGTCTGGGCCGAGTGTGTTCGCGTTCCGGAAGAGGTTTCCTACCAGGATGAATCGGGCCGATTGTGGGACATTCTCACAATGCTGCGCTACTTCATTCAGAAGGATCCGAATCAGAGCCTGGTCCGGTTCATCGTGCAGGTGCAGAACGATGAACGTCCCCCGCAACCCGTGCACCTCAAGGCCTTGTGTGGCCCCGGTGACAACGGCGAGCCCGTCATCACCGTCCTGCTGCCTCACGAAGACTGATCCCTGAACTCTCCGAGGCGGGCTGCGTTGTTGCTCAACCGGCCCGCTTCCCAAACGACTCCGAAGGCTCTCAGCCCTTCGGATTCAAGGTCAAAAGAAACTGCTTGACCAACCCGACACACCATGGCACCCGCGTGCAAGCGGCGAGTGCGAAATCGCTGCGCAACCTCCGTCCCATCATCACGTTGAACCGCAAGCAGTCTTGTTTGCACGACCGACCATGAAAACCGACTCTCCCACGATCGCTTTTCGCGTCACTCCCGAAGTCGCCCAGCAGATCGACACGCTGCGTCTGCCGCTCAAGTTGTCACGCGGCGAATGGGTGCGGCTGGCGGCCGTCACGCAGTTGCAGCAGACCGATGTCGCGCTGCTCTCCG contains:
- a CDS encoding ParA family protein, which codes for MKLVFANSKGGVGKSTLAVHAAVWLRDRGFSTCVLDLDPQRSSAAWIAEVAPDITVHIADTPEECLLKVQIASEQGDLLVMDAPGGLDELTRAAMMMADVALLPITPSILDLRSVQTATNTLRYAQQLNGGRPEGVLILNRMKSRDSISRDLKEAALSLGVTVARTSVRDLQAFRDAPQQGTVVSRMGRRAASSAAEIDALFDELLGTRIRKLQEQMVVNREVGNG
- a CDS encoding serine/threonine protein kinase; amino-acid sequence: MLTPAQLSDLAFRFDERLAVDPDELPIDLLPGSSQPVERSQAAALMLEIAAACHDYDLGWLHQCWTSSGLDVRPEDLIASLRNLFESRVEMRHGVAWSDIEVFGFPAEDLELSRPIDRAFLGQVLFGTWRLEERVASGGVAVVYRGVSLTDGSVAAVKIPRRGTDDKSDSEYADRIREEAAILKQVAGDGVPRRLDFQEAEFGPVLVIDWIDTEGGPGLPPHLDQGSQLRLIVQTARSLDRLHRQDLIHGDVKLENILVDRQQRVWLTDFNISRAAPPDQNTDGPLPGTLGMMSQESLVGVAADAGVSQDIYALGVLLYELIASRPFVRAASREEALVASILMGDVHEPEFPDETSELLKTICGTATTRHVDRRFATAVDFADTLEHYLEATLAKEMIPPPRRRLIAWQFGTSLGLCLTRLRTMQEAFAATRELDPSDKLPRPVRDRIGYGMGVALAAEDAQSAVERLSWELPSPPDIEGLRTAAYRAPHLRASDLPALEESLDAVEVWFRTLWRGIEQRITPEQPREALMATVALQSRFAPRSKTARATWRLLAEQTGLPEVIRASFAGRFDDLQEAEEWRSALMRLDYDVGKWLRYDEPADDVLPSRS
- a CDS encoding RNA polymerase sigma factor, with product MSERTITDVLQGDLSDNDNIRWLYDQLIAEVEASVEKHLPEELNSRVTARAMAETSLRRAIERAKRDQAYIQSSDVFRALLFRIAQRVRCNAIRYEKAKQRDARRDVGGSDAVVHVTRDVIAPDEKAAMREVVRATISELLNEDEIERMLHNLLGLVVGMNAAEIEDVLSRHPERFKGYRQPTIRSQIKRARDRVREAVNPE
- a CDS encoding vWA domain-containing protein, whose amino-acid sequence is MSTHIPQRPSAGSPAKIAPRRFPTPGRRSTGHLLIVTGLLGLLAVGSAFSWMFYAQQQQLAALHLEQRTLQDSHAELERRRQETADRLDARTSELRERTEELDASRSQARSLTSDRDVALAAGRAAREATQRLAARALTQWSSLAPQLKTDPALCRDVWSHAQELAVAQGLDGTAAAEALKRLPASRTLPPGTRVTVLGLKRDAESWLMDVAVTGPRGELIGGLRRADFEVNHGERRLHAVTVSETNRSSGRVDIALLLDGSSSTTGAANEALKAAAIPFVEQLANPSRLKLWRFADTVEPLTPWTFDPDVHAAAIRTLTAKGGTPLYQAIRTAAEELRGRPGSRAIVLFTDGNDSSRQDSVDAVLTLCRQAEIPVHVVALQSRETNVDVLQRIASTTGGTYHAAAHPEQLIDEFQALARSFQRPVYQLRIDERLDVSPLTVRVGGLPAVSIPVETRQP
- a CDS encoding DUF7249 family protein, producing the protein MDDTTYNGWTNYETWATALWLDNDAGSYAFWNAEARDCWEAAPASQHVRELGFSRGKAATLELGNRLKSAIHDQSPELGACLYSDLLWAALSEVQWFEIAEHYINELPHETAQERKGENDHG
- a CDS encoding DUF6573 family protein → MDDLLHAYTRKEAIADGVLIDVSHTAEEAGFRYPVALTSGVWAECVRVPEEVSYQDESGRLWDILTMLRYFIQKDPNQSLVRFIVQVQNDERPPQPVHLKALCGPGDNGEPVITVLLPHED